A region of Selenomonadales bacterium 4137-cl DNA encodes the following proteins:
- a CDS encoding helix-turn-helix transcriptional regulator: MRKKDKDKFFPTYKEIGRKISFYRNLRGLSQEELAAKIDISTGHLAKIEAPNTNISFSLDVLLLIAEGLGVCCKTH; the protein is encoded by the coding sequence GTGCGAAAAAAAGATAAGGATAAATTTTTCCCAACATATAAAGAAATCGGAAGAAAAATATCGTTTTATCGCAATCTTCGGGGATTATCACAGGAAGAACTCGCGGCAAAGATTGATATTAGTACAGGCCATTTAGCGAAAATTGAGGCACCAAATACAAATATAAGTTTTTCGCTTGATGTACTCCTGTTAATTGCCGAAGGTCTAGGAGTGTGTTGCAAAACCCATTGA
- a CDS encoding polysaccharide deacetylase family protein, whose product MYHSISEEKGNDAVISPALFAEQMAYLHSQGYNPVTLDQLYDYLTGQKGLPPKPVAITFDDGYRDTYEIALPILKRYGFKSTLFVLTADSERRLTWQELREMKAAGMEIASHSYTHRNLAGMTATAQADEITRSKELLDRNLNQDTRFFCYPTAASARRR is encoded by the coding sequence ATGTACCACAGCATAAGTGAAGAGAAGGGCAACGACGCGGTAATTTCGCCGGCCCTTTTCGCCGAACAGATGGCTTACCTTCACAGTCAGGGATACAACCCGGTAACTCTTGACCAGCTATACGACTACCTCACCGGGCAAAAGGGACTGCCCCCTAAACCGGTGGCGATTACTTTCGATGATGGCTACCGCGACACGTATGAGATTGCACTGCCCATCCTTAAACGGTATGGTTTCAAGAGCACTCTTTTCGTGTTGACCGCCGATTCGGAGCGACGGCTGACCTGGCAAGAACTGCGGGAGATGAAGGCAGCCGGGATGGAGATAGCCTCCCACAGCTACACGCACCGCAATTTGGCCGGTATGACGGCTACGGCCCAGGCTGATGAGATTACTCGGTCCAAGGAACTGCTGGACAGAAACCTCAACCAGGATACCCGTTTCTTCTGCTACCCAACAGCAGCTTCAGCAAGGAGACGATAA
- a CDS encoding DUF5348 domain-containing protein, whose translation MREAMGQLVGEYQAPPWRPEIIERVKKDLPVLRQLVEDIEWIESTQAAEDMTEEQRYYADHLLSVKARELDYAPWRLRYMFSPAGTEGVLVERPDGRFGIEGTSIYFTCGSACEIYVPYRDWDEAGENMTWIYTGIEAKDGKYYFTSRRDMPMAGVRARIKRD comes from the coding sequence GTGAGAGAAGCAATGGGCCAGTTGGTCGGGGAGTATCAGGCGCCGCCGTGGAGGCCGGAGATCATCGAGCGAGTGAAGAAGGACCTGCCGGTGCTGCGGCAGCTGGTCGAGGACATCGAATGGATCGAAAGCACTCAGGCGGCCGAGGACATGACCGAAGAACAGCGGTATTATGCCGACCACCTACTTTCCGTGAAGGCCCGGGAGTTGGACTATGCGCCCTGGCGGCTTCGCTATATGTTCAGCCCGGCGGGCACCGAGGGCGTGCTGGTGGAGCGACCAGATGGGCGCTTTGGCATCGAGGGCACGTCGATCTATTTTACCTGTGGGTCGGCCTGCGAGATTTATGTTCCTTACCGGGATTGGGACGAAGCGGGCGAGAACATGACATGGATATATACCGGGATCGAAGCCAAAGATGGAAAATACTACTTCACCTCCCGGCGGGACATGCCCATGGCCGGCGTCAGGGCTAGGATTAAAAGAGATTGA
- a CDS encoding GGDEF domain-containing protein gives MQVFCRYAPLILVVLGTMVGLTGYYLDMVLRVSFERLLWLGATLLLALAGLITGRMIQRLNLSSLTDFTTGLWNRRYFYLRLDEEEARATKKKAPLCVAMIDVDGFKAVNDTYGHAAGDLLLSDLAAIFKKNTRATDVVARWGGDEFAIIFSETSIKDAHEVIERIRQKVEAKFSSSYDLTISAGVISLEPNQDIRDLLIKADKALYKAKEQKNSVITITEFIR, from the coding sequence ATGCAGGTTTTTTGTCGTTACGCTCCTTTGATACTCGTAGTATTGGGAACGATGGTAGGTTTAACTGGATATTACCTGGATATGGTCTTGCGTGTTAGTTTTGAAAGGCTATTATGGCTGGGGGCTACCCTTCTTCTGGCATTAGCCGGATTAATTACTGGCAGGATGATTCAGAGGCTCAATTTAAGTTCGCTCACTGATTTTACGACAGGCTTATGGAACAGGAGATACTTTTACCTGCGGTTAGATGAAGAAGAAGCACGGGCAACAAAAAAGAAAGCTCCGTTGTGTGTAGCCATGATAGATGTGGATGGCTTTAAAGCAGTTAACGACACTTACGGTCATGCCGCAGGGGACTTGTTACTGTCTGACCTTGCTGCTATTTTCAAGAAAAATACTAGAGCTACGGATGTTGTTGCTCGTTGGGGTGGCGACGAGTTTGCCATAATTTTCTCCGAAACTTCTATAAAAGATGCTCATGAAGTCATAGAGAGGATACGACAGAAGGTCGAGGCGAAATTTAGTTCTTCATACGATCTTACTATAAGCGCGGGAGTTATTTCGCTAGAACCAAATCAGGACATAAGAGACTTACTTATTAAAGCTGACAAGGCACTATACAAAGCAAAGGAGCAAAAAAATTCGGTTATTACGATAACTGAATTTATAAGATAA
- a CDS encoding gamma-glutamylcyclotransferase family protein codes for MKKLYLAYGSNMNLEQMAYRCPTARLQGSATLEGFKLTFRGPHGGAVANIEADPAGNVPVLLWEIQAADEAALDRYEGFPILYRKQTVSVEFNGQCRKVMAYVMTPGRRIGVPSTYYFNIIRDGYRSAGFKSDTLTFAAYGSTVVE; via the coding sequence ATGAAAAAACTTTACCTAGCCTATGGAAGCAACATGAATCTAGAACAAATGGCATATCGCTGCCCGACCGCTCGGCTCCAGGGGTCGGCCACCTTAGAAGGCTTTAAGCTCACTTTCCGTGGGCCGCATGGCGGCGCCGTTGCCAACATCGAGGCCGATCCGGCTGGCAACGTGCCTGTCCTGCTGTGGGAGATACAGGCCGCCGACGAGGCAGCCCTGGACCGCTACGAAGGGTTTCCAATTCTCTACCGGAAACAGACGGTGTCGGTAGAGTTCAACGGCCAGTGTCGGAAAGTGATGGCGTATGTTATGACGCCTGGACGTAGGATTGGCGTGCCATCTACCTACTATTTTAACATCATCCGGGATGGCTACCGAAGTGCCGGTTTTAAGTCTGACACGCTGACCTTTGCTGCTTACGGTTCTACGGTAGTCGAGTAA
- a CDS encoding AbrB/MazE/SpoVT family DNA-binding domain-containing protein — translation MEVMVVPTPEYENWATVTEKGQVTIPKPIRDELGVPSGGKIRFRRRYDGVIVIEKPTTASQVIGSLKRYASPDNPVDAYKMREQMEHDRAKELGY, via the coding sequence ATGGAGGTAATGGTTGTGCCAACACCTGAATATGAGAATTGGGCCACGGTCACGGAAAAGGGACAGGTCACTATTCCTAAGCCCATCCGCGATGAATTAGGCGTTCCGAGCGGCGGAAAAATCCGCTTTAGGAGAAGATATGACGGCGTTATCGTCATAGAAAAGCCAACGACAGCGTCGCAAGTTATAGGCAGCCTAAAAAGGTATGCTTCCCCTGACAACCCGGTCGACGCCTATAAAATGAGGGAGCAAATGGAACATGACAGAGCCAAAGAGCTTGGTTATTGA
- a CDS encoding radical SAM protein has product MDRFKWQFGKNGVVIENRSFMKYEILLTDNCNLSCSYCYQRYKNNGKVMSRETLLKTLDRLFLDAIPNQNRQDVKLIFCGGEALTQPGLIDLAMTYIGEKYLPALDRKIRISVLTNGTLLGSPEVQKVLLKHPKLDVSVSFDGIEEAQNASRGEFDLVSKNIKEITRVRGKKPMVLMTVAPDAAKHLVESVKYIVNELGIEEIWMNAVVDDLRWIEDDEYANNLYQGLCGIADFMTLPGNEEVWCNAFDPTHFVPVSANAPICGALGGQMIFTPEGELFPCYTCRNPQVIGKVNYRIGDIRNWIDVEKYAEVRTCTLGTTKGLEDCVNCDIGSGCRRCFSWFAGLYGNMREGNTAFCKVHHAKYWAFQYLYKKRSERV; this is encoded by the coding sequence ATGGATAGATTTAAGTGGCAATTTGGCAAGAATGGTGTCGTAATTGAAAACCGGTCTTTTATGAAATATGAAATTCTCCTTACCGATAACTGCAATTTAAGCTGTTCCTACTGTTATCAGCGATACAAGAACAATGGCAAGGTAATGAGCAGGGAAACTCTGCTAAAGACCCTGGACCGGCTGTTCCTCGATGCTATCCCAAACCAGAACAGGCAGGACGTCAAGCTGATCTTCTGCGGGGGCGAGGCATTGACACAGCCCGGCCTTATAGACCTGGCTATGACGTACATCGGGGAAAAGTATCTGCCCGCCCTGGATAGAAAAATCCGCATATCGGTGTTGACCAATGGCACGCTTCTAGGTTCACCCGAAGTCCAGAAGGTGCTCTTGAAGCACCCGAAACTGGACGTGTCGGTGTCTTTTGATGGTATTGAGGAAGCCCAGAATGCCTCGCGCGGGGAATTTGATCTTGTCTCTAAAAACATCAAGGAGATCACGCGTGTGCGCGGCAAAAAGCCCATGGTGCTCATGACTGTCGCGCCGGATGCGGCGAAGCACCTTGTGGAAAGTGTTAAGTATATCGTCAATGAGCTGGGGATTGAAGAAATCTGGATGAACGCGGTAGTCGACGATCTGCGGTGGATTGAGGACGATGAATACGCCAATAACCTCTATCAAGGGTTATGCGGCATTGCCGACTTTATGACCCTGCCGGGGAATGAGGAAGTTTGGTGCAACGCCTTTGACCCGACCCACTTCGTCCCGGTATCAGCGAATGCTCCGATTTGTGGCGCTCTTGGTGGGCAAATGATTTTTACCCCCGAAGGAGAGCTGTTCCCCTGCTACACCTGCCGCAACCCCCAGGTGATCGGGAAGGTTAATTACCGCATAGGCGACATTCGCAACTGGATAGACGTCGAAAAGTACGCCGAAGTCAGGACTTGCACCCTGGGGACGACAAAAGGACTGGAGGATTGTGTAAACTGTGACATTGGTTCAGGTTGCAGACGTTGCTTCTCCTGGTTTGCCGGCCTATACGGAAATATGCGCGAGGGCAATACGGCTTTTTGCAAAGTACATCATGCCAAGTATTGGGCCTTTCAATATCTCTACAAGAAACGGAGTGAAAGAGTATGA
- a CDS encoding IS1182 family transposase: MLGSQDKQTSLLDLEAWLDGPLVDPDSIYGLFARWGERLIREEDFADLYSAVGRPSVSPALLSKVLLLMYHDNVSDREAEQRARYDLRWKKALGLGLNETGFDHTALCRFRTRLLLNKQQKLVFERFVRLAKETGILKDRGLQILDSTQVLGAGALQDTYTLIKKAIQKMFAVSSHAGGTARDRLNALSLSLDYSQNGKEKIRWDDAEARTQLLRQLVGDGRAILDALKGAELTADEKTAMELLGNVTEQDIVTDDTGIHLKQGVAPDRILSVTDPDMRHGHKTSSGRFNGHKSQILMDEASELITGIDITAGNRPDGESVDPLLAGTLVKPGKLLGDTAYGTLEARDQMAKHQVTPVAPLPGAHAPKKRFGKQDFTIDFGQGICWCPAGEITATVRHRKGGIDVFVFPKATCNRCKFRDQCTRHGKGKTIELHSQEERRREILAEMATEEFRTLYVKRAKVERKVAHLIRKGMRQARYIGRTKTLLQVAFTAAVVNIKRLYTLTRDQVCPSVGLPAVLVGQ, encoded by the coding sequence GTGTTAGGAAGCCAAGATAAACAGACCAGCTTATTGGATTTAGAAGCGTGGCTGGATGGTCCGCTGGTCGATCCCGATAGCATTTACGGACTGTTTGCCCGGTGGGGCGAGCGCCTCATCCGGGAAGAAGACTTTGCCGACCTGTACAGTGCCGTTGGCCGGCCTTCGGTTTCTCCGGCTCTGCTGTCGAAAGTGCTGTTGTTGATGTATCATGACAACGTTTCGGATCGGGAAGCGGAACAGCGCGCCCGCTATGACCTGCGCTGGAAAAAAGCGCTGGGTCTGGGCCTGAACGAAACGGGCTTCGACCATACGGCCCTGTGCCGGTTTCGTACCCGGCTGCTGCTCAATAAGCAACAGAAGCTGGTTTTTGAACGATTTGTCCGCCTCGCCAAAGAAACGGGGATCTTGAAGGACCGGGGACTGCAGATTCTTGACTCCACCCAGGTGCTGGGAGCGGGCGCTCTCCAGGACACCTACACCTTAATTAAAAAGGCCATCCAGAAGATGTTCGCCGTAAGCAGTCATGCCGGCGGTACGGCACGGGACCGGTTGAACGCCCTTTCTTTGTCCTTGGATTACAGCCAAAACGGCAAGGAGAAGATCCGGTGGGATGATGCTGAAGCCAGAACCCAGCTCCTCCGCCAGTTGGTCGGCGACGGTCGCGCCATCTTGGATGCGCTCAAGGGGGCCGAATTGACGGCGGACGAAAAGACGGCCATGGAACTCCTGGGTAATGTCACCGAGCAGGATATTGTCACCGATGACACCGGTATCCATCTCAAACAGGGCGTGGCTCCTGACCGCATTCTTTCGGTAACGGACCCGGACATGAGGCACGGACACAAAACCTCAAGCGGCAGGTTCAACGGCCATAAGAGCCAGATTCTCATGGACGAAGCCAGTGAACTTATTACCGGCATCGATATCACTGCCGGAAACCGGCCGGATGGCGAGTCGGTCGATCCCTTGTTGGCGGGAACCCTCGTCAAGCCTGGCAAGCTGCTCGGGGATACCGCGTACGGCACACTCGAAGCCCGCGATCAGATGGCTAAACATCAAGTAACGCCGGTGGCGCCGCTGCCAGGGGCTCACGCCCCGAAGAAACGGTTTGGCAAACAGGACTTTACCATCGATTTTGGGCAAGGAATCTGCTGGTGTCCGGCGGGAGAAATCACGGCCACGGTCCGGCATCGCAAGGGCGGCATTGATGTGTTTGTTTTCCCCAAAGCGACCTGCAACCGTTGTAAGTTCCGGGACCAGTGCACCCGTCACGGCAAGGGAAAGACGATTGAGCTGCATTCGCAGGAAGAGCGGCGGCGGGAGATTCTGGCCGAGATGGCCACAGAAGAATTCCGAACGCTGTACGTGAAGCGGGCCAAGGTGGAGCGAAAAGTGGCGCACCTGATTCGCAAAGGAATGCGTCAAGCCAGATATATAGGCAGAACCAAAACGCTCCTTCAGGTCGCGTTTACCGCAGCAGTGGTGAATATCAAACGGCTCTATACACTTACCCGGGACCAAGTCTGCCCATCGGTCGGGCTCCCAGCGGTCCTGGTGGGTCAGTAA
- a CDS encoding CBO0543 family protein, with product MLSSPELVELQRQLTALRFEQWRHESLFSLQWWFLLFLLIAPWLIWVKLVERRRVLEISLFGALTIGLITLMDAMGMELGLWGYRYKLTPLLPMLLPMDFSVLAVIHMLIYQYFRPWKAFITALTVAGCVFAFIGEPFMEYIGIYQRYGWLYIYSLPIYVGKAVACRLIVATLMKLNQAR from the coding sequence ATGCTGTCGTCACCAGAATTGGTTGAACTACAAAGGCAGTTAACCGCGCTCCGCTTTGAACAGTGGCGTCATGAATCTCTATTTTCACTTCAATGGTGGTTCTTACTGTTCTTGCTTATTGCTCCTTGGCTTATCTGGGTTAAGCTGGTTGAAAGGAGACGGGTGCTGGAAATCAGCCTATTTGGGGCGTTGACAATTGGCTTGATAACCTTAATGGACGCTATGGGCATGGAGTTGGGTCTGTGGGGATATAGGTATAAACTTACCCCGCTTCTTCCCATGCTTCTACCAATGGATTTTTCTGTTTTAGCTGTTATACATATGCTGATTTACCAATATTTCAGGCCGTGGAAAGCGTTTATAACGGCCCTTACTGTCGCGGGCTGTGTGTTTGCCTTTATTGGGGAACCGTTTATGGAATACATTGGTATATATCAAAGGTATGGATGGCTCTATATATACTCTTTGCCGATATATGTTGGTAAAGCTGTGGCTTGCAGGCTGATAGTCGCAACGCTTATGAAATTAAACCAGGCAAGATAA
- a CDS encoding peptidoglycan DD-metalloendopeptidase family protein, producing the protein MRKKRLITWAFTITFSVSIALGPTLVVMADEVEQMQTELNSITQQIQDQLGKVNKIKQEVNTVAGQLEEVETELDQRQGELRSVEGRLLATQRQIEENTKLLEKTEKSLASRTQILNKRIRDIYMYGQVSYIDVLVGASDFTDFTTRYDLLRRILKADAELIAKAKAERELIAQKKKELERDVAAIQELKKIAVEKRTLVASRYQAKRSILDNLESQKDEAERAYNELQRSSNRIEQMIRARKGGGAPSGAIVTGSYMWPTNGVITSNFGWRTHPVFGNQRLHAGMDIGNDHGEPIYAADGGVVISAGWISGYGKTVIIEHNSTYSTLYAHASEILVGEGQVVRKGQVIARVGETGYTTGPNLHFEVRVNGSPTDPRGYLP; encoded by the coding sequence ATGAGAAAGAAGAGGCTTATCACCTGGGCTTTTACGATAACCTTCTCCGTAAGTATTGCTCTGGGTCCAACGCTAGTCGTCATGGCCGATGAGGTCGAGCAGATGCAAACTGAACTTAACTCGATTACGCAGCAGATACAGGACCAACTGGGAAAGGTCAACAAAATCAAACAGGAAGTCAACACTGTGGCCGGGCAGTTGGAAGAGGTAGAGACAGAATTGGACCAACGCCAGGGAGAGCTTCGTTCTGTCGAGGGTCGGCTTCTGGCTACGCAGCGTCAGATCGAAGAAAACACCAAGCTCCTGGAGAAAACCGAGAAGAGTTTGGCCAGCCGTACCCAGATACTGAATAAAAGAATCCGCGACATTTACATGTACGGCCAGGTAAGCTATATTGACGTCCTTGTCGGCGCGTCGGATTTTACCGATTTCACTACTCGCTACGACCTGCTCCGGCGCATCCTTAAAGCCGACGCCGAGCTTATCGCCAAAGCAAAGGCGGAACGGGAGCTTATCGCCCAGAAGAAAAAAGAGCTGGAACGGGATGTCGCGGCTATACAGGAACTGAAAAAGATAGCGGTTGAAAAACGGACGCTGGTGGCCTCCCGCTACCAGGCCAAGCGCTCGATTCTCGACAACCTGGAATCGCAGAAGGATGAGGCCGAGCGGGCTTATAACGAACTGCAGCGGTCTTCCAACCGCATCGAGCAGATGATCCGCGCCCGCAAAGGCGGCGGTGCGCCCTCCGGCGCTATCGTTACCGGAAGCTATATGTGGCCTACCAACGGCGTAATCACCTCCAATTTCGGCTGGCGCACCCATCCGGTGTTCGGGAATCAACGCCTGCATGCCGGCATGGACATCGGCAACGACCACGGGGAGCCGATCTATGCAGCCGACGGCGGCGTCGTCATCAGCGCGGGCTGGATAAGCGGTTACGGAAAGACGGTAATCATCGAGCACAACAGCACCTATTCCACCCTGTATGCCCATGCATCCGAGATTCTGGTCGGCGAAGGCCAGGTTGTTCGCAAGGGTCAAGTTATCGCCAGGGTGGGCGAGACCGGCTATACCACCGGTCCAAACCTCCACTTCGAGGTCCGTGTCAACGGCTCTCCGACCGACCCGCGGGGATATCTGCCCTAA
- a CDS encoding ferritin has protein sequence MLSDKMARVLVYLIKNGLESAYFYLAASVYAEAVELEGTANWLKIQYQERFKDTLNIVDYIVKRGNTVLWRELDAPPSCFGSPAQLLAEIVEHEINMTALYNMAYDKSLCENDYRTQIFLQSLLQERTESEAQARRVFEKFEMAGNNPAAILMADHAVHEMVEHEREEKKETGENA, from the coding sequence ATGCTTTCGGATAAAATGGCAAGGGTATTGGTTTACCTGATTAAGAATGGTTTAGAGTCCGCATATTTTTACCTGGCCGCTTCCGTTTATGCGGAAGCCGTTGAACTGGAAGGAACGGCAAACTGGCTTAAAATCCAGTACCAGGAAAGGTTCAAGGATACCTTAAACATAGTAGACTATATAGTGAAACGCGGGAACACCGTCCTCTGGAGAGAACTGGACGCCCCACCTTCTTGTTTTGGATCACCAGCACAGCTTCTGGCGGAAATAGTCGAGCATGAGATCAATATGACTGCCTTATACAATATGGCATATGACAAATCGTTGTGTGAGAATGACTACCGGACACAGATATTTCTCCAATCTCTCCTGCAAGAGCGAACCGAGAGCGAAGCTCAGGCCAGGCGGGTATTTGAAAAATTCGAGATGGCGGGCAACAATCCCGCAGCTATTCTGATGGCAGACCATGCAGTACATGAAATGGTCGAACATGAACGTGAAGAAAAAAAGGAAACTGGTGAAAACGCGTAG
- a CDS encoding amidoligase family protein — protein MKNQHFGIEIEMTGLTREAAANVIAKYFGTHARYVGGCYKEYHVADAAGRTWKVVYDSSIRAEKKVSGGTATAGDDHKVEMVSPKCNYADINDIQELVRLIRKAGGIVNSSCGIHVHVDAANHNAKSLRNLVNIMASKDELIYKALEVDSARESRFCKKVDGRLVAALKAKKPATMDAVKNIWYAPYGGDGSYQHYHSSRYHGLNLHSVFQKGTVEFRLFNSTLHAGKIKAYIQFCLAVSHQAIAQKSASATPTVTYNPAYTFRCWLLRLGMIGDEFKTARLHLMAKMEGNSAWRNANHR, from the coding sequence ATGAAAAACCAACACTTCGGGATTGAAATAGAAATGACCGGCCTGACCCGCGAAGCCGCCGCCAACGTGATAGCGAAATACTTCGGAACCCACGCCCGCTACGTTGGTGGTTGCTACAAAGAGTACCATGTTGCCGATGCGGCCGGCCGGACCTGGAAAGTTGTTTACGACAGCAGCATCCGGGCTGAAAAGAAAGTCTCCGGCGGCACAGCAACAGCCGGCGACGACCACAAAGTCGAAATGGTATCACCGAAATGCAACTACGCCGACATCAACGATATCCAAGAGCTGGTCCGGCTGATCCGGAAGGCGGGCGGAATCGTAAACAGCAGTTGCGGAATCCACGTCCACGTTGACGCCGCCAACCACAACGCCAAATCCCTCCGGAACCTGGTCAACATCATGGCCAGCAAGGACGAGCTGATCTACAAGGCGCTGGAAGTCGATTCAGCCCGCGAGTCCCGATTCTGCAAGAAGGTTGATGGTCGCCTGGTAGCCGCTCTCAAAGCCAAAAAGCCCGCCACCATGGACGCGGTAAAAAACATCTGGTACGCTCCCTACGGAGGAGACGGCAGCTACCAGCACTACCATAGCAGCCGCTACCACGGCCTCAACCTCCACAGCGTTTTCCAAAAAGGCACCGTCGAGTTCAGGCTGTTCAACTCCACGCTCCACGCCGGCAAAATCAAAGCGTACATACAGTTCTGCCTGGCTGTGAGCCACCAAGCTATCGCTCAAAAAAGCGCCTCGGCCACCCCCACCGTAACCTACAACCCCGCATACACCTTCCGCTGCTGGCTGCTCCGACTCGGAATGATCGGCGACGAATTCAAAACCGCCCGGCTCCACCTGATGGCGAAAATGGAAGGTAATAGCGCCTGGCGGAATGCGAACCACCGTTAA
- a CDS encoding PIN domain-containing protein, whose product MTEPKSLVIDANIILRAMLEDVPEQAAKVRNLLGKAEVGELLLLIPEPVLSDVVYVLDGMKIPKEEIAQAVRGWLNLPGIAPLGIDIGVVHTSLDLFVEKNIKWSDALIAARMIEWGHTEICTFDRHFDRIPKINRVEPN is encoded by the coding sequence ATGACAGAGCCAAAGAGCTTGGTTATTGATGCTAATATTATTCTGCGGGCCATGCTTGAGGACGTGCCTGAGCAGGCGGCCAAGGTCCGTAATTTACTGGGCAAAGCCGAGGTGGGGGAACTGTTGCTGCTAATACCCGAACCCGTCTTGTCTGATGTGGTGTACGTCCTGGACGGAATGAAAATACCAAAGGAAGAAATTGCCCAGGCGGTAAGAGGATGGTTAAACCTCCCTGGCATTGCCCCTCTTGGTATTGATATAGGTGTGGTGCACACTTCTCTGGACCTGTTCGTGGAAAAAAACATAAAGTGGTCAGACGCTTTGATCGCCGCCCGCATGATTGAGTGGGGCCACACCGAAATATGCACATTTGACCGCCATTTCGATCGGATACCAAAAATAAACCGTGTGGAACCGAACTAG